GCACGCAGAGGCGGATATGATGGAAAAGGGGTTAGTATTTTAACCAAAAATGAAATTAAATCCGGTATAAAGCCTTTTCAGACAGATAATACTTTGTATGAACAGTTTATAGATAACGTTACCGAAATATCAGTCATTGTAGCAATAGACCAGCAAGGAAATGCAGAAACATTTCCATTGGTAGCAATGGAATTTGACCCTATTAGCAATTTAGTAATGTTTTTACATACCGAAATTGATTTGCCGGAATCTGTTCAGAATGATTGTAAAGAGATATCCATAAAAGCTGCTTTGTCTTTTAACTCACCCGGTCTTTTTGCAGTTGAATTATTTGTAAAAGGACATGAGGTATTGGTGAATGAAATTGCACCCAGACCACATAATTCGGGTCACCATACAATCGAAGCATGTTATACATCACAGTTTGAACAGTTAAATAGAATACTATTAGGATTACCTCTGGGCAAAACAGATTTGATATGTTCTGGAGCTATGATAAACCTTGTGGGTGCAGATAATTTTTCAGGAAAATATCAATTATCAAATACCGAAGAAGTAATGAAAGAGTCGGGTATTTACATTCACCTTTACGGGAAAACAGAAAGCAGACCCAATAGAAAATTAGGTCATATTACTGTGTTAGCAAAAGATAAGAAGGCTTTATTTGAAAAAGTATCCATTGCTCAAAAAATTAAAGTAGTACCCAAATAAGAGTATTATAAATAAAATTAGTACCTTTGCACCCTTGCATAACAAGCACCTCTAATAAGTTTTATTCAACACAAAAATTAATATTCTAATCAGTACGAATGAGACAACTCAAAATAAGTAAACAGT
The sequence above is drawn from the Bacteroidia bacterium genome and encodes:
- a CDS encoding 5-(carboxyamino)imidazole ribonucleotide synthase, producing the protein MLPSEKRIGIIGGGQLGKMLAEAGSPWLVKYNFLDISGSPCALLGGNFIEGKITNADDINKLALVSDVLTYEIEHINTDAITKLEEEGKKIFPKPYVLKIINDKGSQNEYLEKHNIEIPKYYNLKEEKDWVEKLDLFEGEKIVVKARRGGYDGKGVSILTKNEIKSGIKPFQTDNTLYEQFIDNVTEISVIVAIDQQGNAETFPLVAMEFDPISNLVMFLHTEIDLPESVQNDCKEISIKAALSFNSPGLFAVELFVKGHEVLVNEIAPRPHNSGHHTIEACYTSQFEQLNRILLGLPLGKTDLICSGAMINLVGADNFSGKYQLSNTEEVMKESGIYIHLYGKTESRPNRKLGHITVLAKDKKALFEKVSIAQKIKVVPK